A window of the Paraburkholderia sp. ZP32-5 genome harbors these coding sequences:
- a CDS encoding LysR family transcriptional regulator, whose protein sequence is MFDLDLLKAVVMVADCGTFTAASARLHSTQSTVSQKVRRLEEMAGHKLLDRGSRDVRPTDAGELLLAYARRMLALNDEMIEALAGATVGSTVRLGVPEDFVGGPTTHMLATFNRKHPQVKLEVTSGLSRDLSNSYDRGELDLILVKQRRNSREAVACWPEQLRWIDSAKSPSIHLDPIPLVAFPPRGIYRDDMINTIEGLGRRCRISFISSSLSGIQAAVADGLGISLLPARAVTAEHVVLTRKSGLPPIETMDIALLHRPTADPVVKELARMLSRMFGTPRR, encoded by the coding sequence CTGTTCGATCTGGATCTGCTGAAAGCGGTCGTGATGGTCGCCGATTGCGGCACTTTCACCGCCGCGTCCGCACGGCTTCATTCGACCCAGTCGACCGTAAGTCAGAAAGTGCGGCGCCTCGAAGAGATGGCCGGCCATAAGCTGCTCGATCGCGGCAGCCGCGACGTGCGGCCGACCGATGCCGGTGAACTGCTGCTGGCCTACGCGCGCCGGATGCTCGCGCTCAACGATGAAATGATCGAAGCGCTGGCTGGCGCGACAGTGGGTTCGACGGTCCGGCTCGGCGTACCGGAAGACTTCGTCGGCGGCCCCACTACCCATATGCTCGCGACGTTCAATCGCAAGCATCCGCAAGTCAAACTCGAAGTCACCAGCGGCTTGAGCCGCGATTTAAGCAATAGCTACGATCGCGGCGAACTCGACCTGATCCTCGTCAAGCAGCGGCGCAATAGCCGTGAAGCCGTCGCGTGCTGGCCCGAGCAGTTGAGGTGGATCGACAGCGCGAAAAGCCCGTCGATCCACCTTGATCCGATTCCACTCGTCGCGTTCCCGCCGCGTGGCATATACCGCGACGACATGATCAACACGATTGAAGGACTCGGACGCCGCTGCCGGATCAGCTTTATCAGTTCAAGCTTGAGCGGCATTCAGGCGGCCGTCGCCGACGGCCTCGGCATCAGTCTGCTGCCCGCGCGCGCGGTCACGGCCGAGCATGTCGTGTTGACGCGCAAAAGCGGATTGCCGCCGATCGAGACGATGGACATCGCGCTACTGCATCGGCCGACCGCCGATCCGGTCGTCAAGGAACTCGCGCGGATGCTCAGCCGGATGTTCGGCACGCCGCGCCGCTGA
- a CDS encoding amidohydrolase family protein encodes MTSSQPSLVVTNVRLPDGQQVAVSISGTRIVALGADVVPPPGVAVEDGGGALLLPGFVEGHTHIDKTNWGLRWYRNEVGATLRDRIDNERRWRKESGHDAAAQSLAIARAFVQAGTTRLRTHVDVDTDAGLRHIEGVLRTRETMRDLLDIQIVAFPQSGLLGRPGTDELLARALAAGADVLGALDPALIDGDPVASLDATFALAGRYGKPIDIHLHEPGEVGAFTFKLLLDRVEALSMQGQVVVSHAFCLGALPERQRDLLLERITRLNVALLTSAPPSTPVPPLKICRQKGITIFGGNDGIRDTWSPYGSPDMLERAMLIGMRYDMRRDDELEIAFDCVSMAAARGCGFDDYGLHAGARADLVLVDAETVAHAVAARPKRKLVMSGGRIVARDGELLAEV; translated from the coding sequence ATGACATCTTCCCAGCCGTCTCTCGTCGTTACCAATGTCCGCTTGCCCGACGGGCAGCAGGTGGCCGTGTCGATTTCAGGCACGCGCATCGTCGCGCTCGGCGCGGACGTCGTGCCGCCACCGGGCGTCGCGGTGGAAGACGGTGGCGGCGCGCTGCTGTTGCCCGGTTTCGTCGAAGGCCACACGCATATCGACAAGACCAACTGGGGCCTGCGCTGGTATCGCAACGAAGTCGGCGCGACCTTGCGCGATCGTATCGATAACGAGCGCCGCTGGCGCAAGGAATCCGGTCACGATGCCGCCGCGCAGTCGCTTGCGATCGCGCGCGCATTCGTGCAGGCGGGCACCACGCGTTTGCGTACGCACGTCGACGTCGATACCGATGCGGGATTGCGCCATATCGAAGGCGTACTGCGGACCCGCGAGACGATGCGCGATCTGCTCGACATCCAGATCGTCGCGTTTCCGCAGTCGGGTCTGCTCGGGCGTCCGGGTACGGACGAACTGCTGGCGCGCGCGCTGGCCGCCGGAGCGGACGTACTCGGTGCGCTGGACCCGGCATTGATCGACGGCGATCCGGTTGCGTCGCTCGACGCGACGTTTGCGCTGGCCGGGCGCTATGGCAAGCCGATCGATATCCACCTGCACGAGCCCGGCGAAGTCGGCGCGTTCACCTTCAAGCTGCTGCTCGACCGCGTCGAGGCATTGAGCATGCAGGGGCAGGTGGTGGTGAGCCACGCGTTCTGCCTTGGCGCATTGCCGGAGCGTCAGCGCGATCTGCTGCTCGAACGGATCACACGGCTGAATGTGGCGCTGCTGACGTCCGCGCCGCCGTCGACACCGGTTCCGCCGTTAAAGATCTGTCGGCAGAAAGGCATCACAATCTTCGGCGGCAATGACGGGATTCGCGATACGTGGTCGCCGTATGGCTCGCCCGACATGCTCGAGCGCGCGATGTTGATCGGCATGCGCTATGACATGCGCCGCGATGACGAGCTGGAGATCGCGTTCGATTGCGTGAGTATGGCGGCGGCGCGCGGCTGCGGGTTCGACGACTACGGTCTGCATGCGGGCGCGCGCGCCGATCTGGTTCTGGTCGACGCCGAGACGGTTGCACATGCGGTGGCGGCGCGGCCGAAGCGCAAGCTGGTGATGTCCGGCGGACGCATCGTTGCGCGAGATGGTGAACTGCTCGCGGAAGTGTGA